A stretch of DNA from Micromonospora sp. WMMD1155:
GCTCGCCACGACCCTCGGCGGTCTGGTCCTGCCGGAGCCCGCCCTGGCCGCGGTCGGCCCGGCGCTGGCCGTGGACACCACCGCCGCCCGGCACCAGATCAGCCCGTACATCTACGGCATGAACTTCGCCGACGAGGCTCTGGCCCGCGACCTGCGGCTGCCGGTGCACCGCTACGGGGGCAACGCCACCACCCGTTACAACTTCCGTGCCGACACCACCAACCGCGCGTCGGACTGGTACTTCGAGAACATCCCCAACGACAACCCGAACCCGGACGATCTCCCGGACGGCTCGGAGAGCGACCGGTTCGTGCAAGAAAACAAGGCCACCGGCGCGGCAACGGTCATGACGATGCCGATGCTCGGTTGGATCGCCAAGGACCGGTCGCGGGCGTGTGGTTTCAGTGTCGCCAAGTACGGCCCGCAGGAGTCCACCGACCAGTGGGCCCCGGACTGCGGCAACGGCAAGAAGCCGGACGGGTCGCTGGTCACCGGCAACGACCCGACGGACACCAGCGTCGCCGTCGGCCCGGAGTACGCCACCGACTTCGTCAACCACCTCAAGGGGCGGTTCGGCGCCGCCGCCGACGGCGGGGTCCAGTTCTACAACCTGGACAACGAGCCGGACCTGTGGCACGCCACCCACCGCGACGTCCGCCCGACCGGGCTGGGCTACGACGAGCTACGCGACCGCACCTACGAGTACGCCGCCGCGATCAAGGCCGCCGACCCGGGCGCGAAGACTCTCGGTCCCGTCGGCTGGGGCCTGAACTCCATCATCTTCTCGGGCCTCGACCAGGACACCTGCTCGCGTACCGGCTGCTGGTCGAACCCGCCGGACAAGGCCGCGCACGGCGGCCAGGACCTCGGCCCGTGGTACCTGGACCGGATGCGCGAGTACGAGCAGCAGCACGGTACCCGCATCCTCGACTACTTCGACGTCCACCTCTACCCGCAGCAGTCCGGCGTGCTCGGCGAGGCGGCCGGCGACGCCGACACCCAGGCGCTGCGGCTGCGCTCGACCCGCCAGCTCTGGGACCCGACCTACGTGGACGAGAGCTGGATCAACCAGCCGGTCCGCTACATCCCGCGCCTGCGCGAGCTGGTCGACCAGCACTACCCGGGCACGAAGATCGC
This window harbors:
- a CDS encoding glycoside hydrolase family 44 protein, which gives rise to MRPITALLPVVLATTLGGLVLPEPALAAVGPALAVDTTAARHQISPYIYGMNFADEALARDLRLPVHRYGGNATTRYNFRADTTNRASDWYFENIPNDNPNPDDLPDGSESDRFVQENKATGAATVMTMPMLGWIAKDRSRACGFSVAKYGPQESTDQWAPDCGNGKKPDGSLVTGNDPTDTSVAVGPEYATDFVNHLKGRFGAAADGGVQFYNLDNEPDLWHATHRDVRPTGLGYDELRDRTYEYAAAIKAADPGAKTLGPVGWGLNSIIFSGLDQDTCSRTGCWSNPPDKAAHGGQDLGPWYLDRMREYEQQHGTRILDYFDVHLYPQQSGVLGEAAGDADTQALRLRSTRQLWDPTYVDESWINQPVRYIPRLRELVDQHYPGTKIAMTEYNWGGFGSLNGALAQADVLGIFGREGLDLAALWTAPTADQPVANAFRVYRNYDGSGGAFGDTSVQATSADQGRLAVYAAERSADKALTVVVVNKTGDDLTSSVALTGASASTAQVYRYSGANLAGVVREADQPVTAGGLTTTFPANSITHLVLPRGTTPGDTQAPTVPGRPTAGTITGDSIALTWAPSTDDTAVTGYDVHRVDATGTVKVGTATGTTYTVTGLTPDTPYTFAVTARDAAGNVSAASPGLSVRTAPTAPTGGCTVGYTANSWPGGFTATVTIKNTGTTAIDGWKLAFDFPTTGQTVGQGWSATWRQNETTVTADSMSWNGRLAPGASTGIGFNGTWSGTNPAPTVFTLDGQRCG